The Nitrospirota bacterium genome includes a window with the following:
- a CDS encoding DsrE family protein: MKGQVKKLLIIIRTAPFNTISVPEALRMSIGLTVHDNKVSILLIDNGVWNSLRVDPAIIGRPDINDSMELFSACGIRVFADEASLKKRNITECDGTVEKINRGEALELIENSDVTLVFG, encoded by the coding sequence ATGAAAGGGCAGGTTAAGAAACTTCTGATAATAATCCGTACGGCACCGTTTAATACTATTTCTGTGCCTGAAGCCCTTCGCATGAGTATAGGATTGACGGTACATGACAATAAGGTAAGTATTTTGTTGATTGATAATGGGGTGTGGAATTCATTAAGGGTTGACCCTGCAATAATAGGGAGACCTGACATCAATGACAGCATGGAGCTCTTTTCCGCCTGCGGCATCAGGGTGTTTGCAGATGAGGCATCATTGAAGAAGAGGAATATTACGGAGTGTGATGGAACTGTGGAAAAGATAAACCGCGGGGAAGCGCTTGAGTTGATAGAAAATAGCGATGTAACGCTCGTTTTCGGGTAA
- a CDS encoding transporter produces MHRVKLETGLKSVNLPHGDESYNLDIEVNYGIINNLDIGVEVPYVFWRPDSGDNADTVGDMIIKSRLLFLKGREGNPISLTIQPFFKVPTPENDDKVLKSGLSTGETDFGFLFIATREMSQSLSAHMNLGYTFINKPSWGNNYDNVFSFKVAVEYLADNEIGIVGEVSGETNKDPQEPDLFSILLGARYRMMEGVLIDAGFSAGISDASPDSTATVGLTMEF; encoded by the coding sequence GTGCACAGGGTAAAGCTTGAGACAGGGTTAAAGTCTGTAAACCTGCCGCACGGAGACGAGTCTTATAACCTGGATATAGAAGTTAATTATGGCATTATCAATAACCTTGATATAGGCGTTGAGGTTCCATATGTCTTCTGGAGACCGGATTCCGGTGATAATGCTGATACAGTCGGTGATATGATAATCAAGTCGAGGCTCCTTTTTTTAAAGGGGCGCGAGGGCAATCCTATTTCACTTACAATACAGCCGTTCTTTAAAGTCCCAACGCCGGAGAATGATGACAAGGTGTTGAAATCAGGACTAAGCACCGGCGAGACGGATTTTGGTTTTCTTTTTATTGCCACGAGGGAGATGTCCCAATCATTGAGTGCCCACATGAACCTTGGCTATACATTTATAAACAAGCCATCGTGGGGCAATAATTATGACAATGTCTTTAGTTTTAAGGTTGCTGTAGAGTATCTTGCAGACAATGAGATCGGGATTGTCGGCGAAGTAAGTGGTGAGACGAATAAAGACCCTCAGGAACCTGATCTTTTTTCAATCCTTCTTGGTGCAAGGTACAGGATGATGGAAGGTGTCCTGATTGACGCAGGTTTTAGCGCAGGTATTTCTGATGCAAGCCCTGATTCAACGGCAACCGTCGGTCTTACTATGGAATTTTAG
- the glgC gene encoding glucose-1-phosphate adenylyltransferase has translation MKDVFTMILAGGRGERLYPLTADRAKPAVPFGGKYRIIDITLSNAVNSGLRKIGVLVQYKSLSLDKHIRRGWNILSSYLDEYIITIPPQQRVSQEWYRGTADAIFQNLYVLEADNPAHLLVLSGDHIYKMDYSDMYRFHMEKGADATIAVIEFDTKSASSFGVLEVNEDFRIVGFEEKPKQPKTIPGNPDLSLCSMGVYLFNTDMLIPFLQSDARDESAHDFGKNIIPSMISQSRVYAYNFKDLNKKEAKYWRDIGTIDAYWEANIELTAVDPVFNLYDRKWPIRTYQGQHPPAKFVFAQEEEGGRLGIALDSIVCGGCIISGGRVQNSVISPNVRIHSYSDIRDSIVLENVEIGRYCMIKRAIIDKDIRIPPKTVIGYDPDEDKRRFHVTESGIVVVGKEGILV, from the coding sequence ATGAAAGATGTCTTCACAATGATTCTTGCCGGCGGCAGGGGGGAGAGGCTCTATCCCCTGACTGCGGACAGGGCAAAGCCTGCAGTCCCCTTTGGCGGCAAGTACAGGATAATTGATATTACCCTGAGCAATGCAGTAAACTCCGGCCTCAGGAAAATAGGCGTCCTCGTTCAATACAAATCACTTTCCCTTGACAAACATATACGCCGCGGATGGAATATCCTAAGCTCATATCTCGACGAATATATAATCACAATTCCTCCACAGCAACGTGTCAGCCAGGAATGGTACAGGGGAACTGCAGATGCCATCTTCCAGAACCTCTATGTCCTGGAAGCGGACAACCCTGCGCACCTCCTCGTTCTGTCAGGTGATCATATCTATAAAATGGATTACTCCGATATGTACAGGTTCCACATGGAAAAAGGGGCTGATGCAACTATAGCAGTAATAGAGTTTGATACAAAGAGTGCATCAAGCTTTGGGGTACTCGAGGTCAATGAGGACTTTCGTATCGTAGGTTTTGAAGAAAAACCAAAGCAGCCCAAAACAATTCCCGGGAACCCTGATCTGTCGTTATGTTCAATGGGGGTATATCTGTTCAATACTGATATGCTCATACCATTCCTTCAAAGTGACGCAAGGGATGAATCTGCACATGACTTCGGTAAAAATATTATACCGAGCATGATCTCACAAAGCAGGGTCTATGCATATAATTTCAAGGACCTCAATAAGAAAGAGGCAAAGTACTGGCGTGATATCGGCACTATTGATGCATACTGGGAGGCTAATATAGAACTTACCGCAGTTGATCCTGTGTTTAACCTCTATGACCGCAAATGGCCGATCAGGACATATCAGGGACAGCATCCGCCTGCCAAGTTCGTATTCGCCCAGGAGGAAGAAGGCGGCAGGCTCGGTATAGCCCTTGATTCTATAGTATGCGGCGGCTGCATCATAAGCGGCGGACGGGTACAGAACTCCGTCATCTCACCAAATGTAAGAATACATTCATACTCCGACATAAGGGACTCGATCGTTCTCGAAAATGTGGAGATAGGCAGGTACTGTATGATAAAGAGGGCAATAATAGACAAGGATATCAGGATCCCGCCCAAGACAGTCATTGGATACGACCCTGATGAGGACAAAAGGAGATTTCATGTAACTGAATCAGGGATAGTAGTAGTCGGAAAAGAGGGGATACTTGTCTAA
- a CDS encoding isoprenyl transferase produces the protein MFGREENNSDPGSLTYQELLELVDKERLPRHIAIIMDGNGRWARNRGFLRLAGHREGIKSVRDIVTCCREIGVKVLTIYAFSAENWKRPELEVRTLMMFLEEFLRKELKTLMDNDIRFMTIGQTDKLPDSVQRWLRKVTVETADNGAMTLNVALSYGGRSEIVEAVRNIANDVATGILMPQDITSRTFSDYLYTRGLPDPDLMIRTSGETRVSNFLLWQMAYTELYFTKTLWPDFRRQDLLLAILDYQQRERRFGMVQSGISRAI, from the coding sequence ATGTTTGGAAGGGAAGAAAATAATTCTGATCCCGGCAGCCTTACTTATCAGGAGTTGCTTGAGTTGGTGGATAAAGAGAGGCTGCCGCGTCATATTGCCATTATTATGGATGGAAACGGGCGGTGGGCCCGCAATCGTGGCTTCCTGCGGCTTGCCGGCCACAGGGAAGGGATTAAGTCTGTTCGGGATATAGTTACCTGCTGCCGTGAGATCGGGGTAAAGGTTTTAACGATATATGCATTTTCAGCAGAAAACTGGAAAAGACCGGAGCTGGAAGTCCGCACACTTATGATGTTCCTCGAGGAGTTTCTAAGGAAGGAATTAAAGACCTTAATGGACAATGATATAAGGTTTATGACCATAGGACAGACCGACAAACTACCGGATTCAGTCCAGAGATGGCTCAGAAAAGTGACGGTGGAGACGGCTGACAACGGGGCAATGACACTTAATGTAGCCCTTAGTTATGGCGGACGGTCTGAGATTGTTGAAGCTGTAAGGAATATTGCAAATGATGTGGCAACAGGCATATTAATGCCTCAGGATATTACCAGCAGGACATTTTCAGATTATTTATACACCAGAGGCCTGCCGGACCCCGACCTTATGATAAGGACAAGCGGCGAGACCCGTGTCAGCAACTTCCTCCTCTGGCAGATGGCATATACGGAACTGTATTTTACAAAGACGCTATGGCCTGATTTCAGACGGCAGGATCTTCTTCTGGCAATACTTGATTACCAGCAGAGGGAAAGGCGGTTTGGCATGGTTCAAAGCGGGATTTCCCGGGCGATCTGA
- a CDS encoding HD domain-containing protein, with the protein MKVLKSFIEQYFEPLLVVSIIITLLFIDMFVVDKLVFLYFYFIPILVAGYYIGKKGAVLSSVMTVLIVTLRLLISPRTFTINSEVDLDLIFQIMSWGSFLILSSYVVGSLYEEKEARYSDLKQSYVGVVEILVKYIESVDRYTKGHSVRVSDIAMDIAKAMSVTRGDCENIKVAALLHDVGKIDVSMDLIKKAASLTKDERKMMNTHTARGADILNKVGNVLSDAVPIVLAHHEYFNKKDADNLSSKTDIPLGARIIAVADSYDAIVTDRPYRKGKLPWQALEEIEKSSGTQFDPEVVEAFRHVVSSYMEEREHAAV; encoded by the coding sequence ATGAAGGTGCTGAAAAGTTTTATCGAGCAATACTTTGAACCATTGCTTGTTGTCAGTATAATTATTACACTCTTGTTCATAGATATGTTTGTCGTTGACAAGCTCGTGTTCCTCTATTTCTATTTTATCCCTATACTTGTTGCCGGCTATTACATAGGGAAAAAAGGGGCTGTTCTCTCTTCAGTAATGACTGTCCTGATTGTGACCCTGCGCCTCCTGATTTCACCCCGGACATTTACAATCAACTCAGAAGTTGATCTTGATCTGATATTTCAGATCATGTCGTGGGGAAGTTTCCTTATATTGTCAAGCTATGTTGTAGGTAGTCTGTATGAAGAAAAGGAGGCCCGTTACAGTGATCTGAAACAGTCATATGTAGGAGTTGTAGAAATACTTGTCAAATACATTGAATCGGTGGACAGGTATACCAAAGGGCATTCTGTCAGGGTATCTGATATAGCAATGGATATTGCGAAGGCAATGTCCGTTACAAGAGGGGATTGCGAGAATATCAAGGTGGCCGCCCTTCTGCATGATGTTGGAAAAATTGACGTGAGCATGGACCTTATCAAAAAGGCCGCCTCCCTGACAAAGGACGAACGGAAGATGATGAACACGCATACTGCGCGTGGTGCTGACATCCTGAACAAGGTAGGCAATGTCCTTAGTGATGCTGTGCCTATTGTGCTTGCACACCACGAGTATTTCAACAAAAAAGACGCTGACAACTTAAGTTCCAAAACAGACATCCCGTTAGGTGCAAGGATAATTGCTGTTGCGGATTCATATGATGCCATTGTGACGGACAGGCCATACCGCAAAGGCAAGTTGCCGTGGCAGGCCCTTGAAGAAATAGAAAAGTCCTCGGGCACCCAGTTTGACCCTGAGGTTGTGGAGGCCTTCCGGCATGTTGTCAGTTCCTATATGGAAGAACGGGAGCACGCTGCTGTTTAG
- the glnE gene encoding bifunctional [glutamate--ammonia ligase]-adenylyl-L-tyrosine phosphorylase/[glutamate--ammonia-ligase] adenylyltransferase, producing MKKVSKEVIKNYGDAASLSSTLAGLGFIDSRRAAVNLQLLRGDLRSHAVFDRLLPSILQSVADSPDPDMSLNNLERFASFYDDKNELFMFLSSHRDVIPPVLLLLGSSQYLCNFLFSGPQEYIGWLSAPNFLRRIIGKDAALAELHKQITAENTIEEVKTILRRFRKKEYMRIALRDLLGYGTLSEITREISVVADVSLQAAYEACNRELGKRYGQPQYTDEHGNTVSCSFTVLGMGKLGGEELNYSSDIDIMYLYSTEKGETSKKLLSNHQYFVKLAEMISQVIGQTTDDGFVFRVDTRLRPEGERGDLASSLRSYEVYYESWGQTWERAALLKVRPVAGDEELGKAFLKMIQPFVYRKYLDFTAIDEISGMKVKIDKSIAVKGKDARNVKLGYGGIREIEFFVQALQLLYGGKEPWIRERNTMRALHKLAQKGFISYEEEASLSAAYQFMRRVEHMIQLVGERQTYVMPDGAVELNTLARRTGYKDKVKNRASEQLLRDYNTYTRSVRKIYDDLFSKKGLKGEEPAEAGKCEMIIGGIVSEDEAVQILSGCNFRDPARAYRNIILLRDGAAFSHQTPRSSQIFLRIFPLFFNKITSSSDPDLALNNLEALILSVGARETLYSFFEENPQAVESVIRIFSSSEYLSKIVIRHPEIVDMFLDPEEMLKKRSREDMQGELSHLIEQCGSYAEKLDMLRKFKNAEEVRIGYIDILGYVSQADASGYLSRLADVSLVCALNIAREEVRRVYGRPLSGTDGDVSEAGFCILSMGKLGGEEITYGSDLDIVFLYSGDGETDGRQSISNHEFFTSLSSKTMSALTSITREGSVFKIDVRLRPSGSKGPLSQSVAAFRTYLEEHADIWELQSLTRARVTAGDESISREVTEVIHSVLYGAGRGQEDLRIAIRKMRHRMESEVSKENNEYFDIKAGEGGIIDIEFIVQYMQLSNGAGYQSIRVTNTLAALEAIYREKLLPNDQYSILKKSYIYLRTLESRLRVVQNMPSHLLPRSEVRLKSLAMRMEYRDSKRISGAARLLREYESLRKEVRGVFNGIFN from the coding sequence ATGAAAAAAGTATCTAAAGAAGTCATCAAAAATTATGGTGATGCGGCGAGCCTGTCTTCTACCCTGGCTGGTCTTGGTTTCATTGACAGCCGGAGAGCGGCTGTCAACCTGCAGTTGCTGCGCGGGGACCTTCGGTCACATGCTGTTTTTGACAGGTTGCTCCCCTCCATTCTTCAGTCTGTTGCAGATTCCCCTGATCCGGACATGTCTCTGAATAATCTTGAACGGTTTGCTTCATTTTATGATGACAAGAATGAGCTGTTTATGTTTCTCTCTTCTCACCGCGATGTAATACCTCCTGTTTTACTCCTTTTGGGGAGCAGTCAGTATCTGTGCAACTTTCTGTTTTCAGGGCCACAGGAATACATCGGGTGGCTGTCAGCTCCAAACTTCCTGAGGAGGATCATCGGTAAAGACGCTGCGCTTGCGGAACTTCACAAACAGATAACTGCGGAGAACACTATTGAAGAAGTAAAAACCATACTGAGGAGATTCAGAAAAAAGGAATATATGCGTATTGCTCTCAGAGACCTTCTTGGCTATGGGACGCTGTCTGAGATTACCCGGGAGATATCTGTTGTCGCAGATGTATCACTCCAGGCGGCATATGAGGCATGTAACAGGGAACTCGGGAAAAGATACGGCCAGCCACAGTATACGGATGAACATGGCAATACCGTCAGCTGCTCATTTACTGTCCTTGGTATGGGTAAACTTGGGGGAGAAGAATTAAATTACAGTTCTGATATAGACATCATGTATCTGTATTCTACAGAAAAGGGAGAAACCTCGAAAAAACTTCTGAGCAATCACCAGTATTTTGTCAAATTAGCTGAGATGATCAGCCAGGTTATAGGGCAGACTACTGATGATGGTTTTGTCTTTCGTGTAGACACAAGGCTTAGGCCTGAGGGTGAGAGGGGTGACCTTGCATCTTCTCTGAGAAGTTACGAGGTCTATTATGAGTCCTGGGGCCAGACGTGGGAGAGGGCGGCCCTCCTGAAGGTCAGGCCTGTTGCCGGAGATGAGGAACTCGGAAAGGCGTTTCTTAAAATGATCCAGCCATTCGTGTACAGAAAATATCTCGATTTTACGGCTATTGATGAGATCAGCGGCATGAAGGTCAAAATTGACAAGAGTATTGCTGTCAAGGGTAAGGATGCCCGTAACGTGAAACTTGGTTACGGAGGTATAAGGGAGATAGAATTTTTCGTTCAGGCACTGCAGCTGCTGTATGGCGGAAAAGAGCCATGGATAAGGGAGAGAAATACCATGAGGGCGCTGCACAAGCTTGCTCAAAAGGGTTTTATCTCCTACGAAGAGGAGGCTTCTCTTTCAGCAGCTTACCAATTCATGCGAAGGGTAGAGCACATGATTCAGCTTGTCGGTGAGCGGCAGACATATGTTATGCCTGACGGCGCAGTTGAATTAAACACACTGGCCAGGAGGACAGGTTACAAAGATAAGGTCAAAAACAGGGCATCCGAACAATTGCTCAGGGATTATAACACGTACACCAGGTCTGTAAGAAAGATATACGATGACCTGTTTTCAAAGAAAGGCCTGAAGGGGGAAGAGCCGGCTGAGGCGGGCAAATGTGAAATGATTATTGGAGGGATAGTATCTGAGGATGAGGCCGTACAGATCCTGTCCGGGTGTAATTTCAGGGATCCGGCCAGGGCATACAGGAATATAATATTATTGCGGGACGGCGCTGCATTCAGTCATCAGACTCCAAGAAGCAGTCAGATCTTTCTCAGAATTTTTCCGTTGTTCTTTAATAAAATTACTTCTTCTTCTGATCCGGACCTTGCCCTTAATAATTTGGAGGCGCTTATATTATCAGTTGGGGCAAGGGAAACCCTTTACTCCTTTTTTGAAGAGAATCCGCAGGCAGTTGAATCTGTCATCAGGATATTCAGCAGCAGCGAATACCTGTCAAAGATCGTGATAAGACATCCTGAAATCGTTGATATGTTCCTCGATCCTGAGGAGATGTTGAAAAAAAGGTCCAGGGAAGATATGCAGGGAGAATTGTCACACTTGATAGAACAATGCGGTTCATATGCTGAGAAACTTGATATGCTGAGGAAATTCAAGAATGCTGAGGAGGTAAGGATAGGGTACATAGACATCCTGGGTTATGTAAGTCAGGCTGATGCCTCGGGATATCTCTCCAGGCTTGCAGACGTATCTCTGGTCTGTGCACTGAATATAGCGCGTGAAGAAGTACGCCGCGTATATGGCCGGCCTTTGTCCGGGACAGACGGGGATGTATCTGAGGCTGGATTTTGCATATTGAGCATGGGGAAACTTGGAGGGGAGGAGATAACTTACGGTTCAGACCTTGATATTGTTTTTCTCTACTCCGGTGACGGTGAGACAGATGGCAGGCAATCAATATCAAACCATGAGTTCTTTACCAGCCTGTCAAGCAAGACTATGTCAGCACTCACTTCAATTACAAGGGAAGGGAGTGTCTTTAAGATTGATGTAAGGTTGAGACCTTCAGGCTCAAAGGGGCCTCTTTCCCAGTCTGTTGCTGCATTCAGGACATATTTGGAAGAACATGCCGATATATGGGAACTCCAGTCACTTACAAGGGCAAGAGTTACTGCCGGTGATGAATCAATAAGCCGTGAAGTTACAGAGGTCATACATTCTGTTCTGTATGGTGCAGGGAGGGGCCAGGAGGACCTTCGCATTGCAATAAGAAAGATGCGTCACAGGATGGAGTCTGAAGTCTCAAAGGAAAATAATGAATACTTTGATATTAAGGCAGGCGAAGGGGGGATAATTGATATAGAATTTATAGTTCAGTATATGCAGTTGTCTAATGGTGCAGGGTATCAGTCCATAAGGGTGACAAACACTCTGGCGGCTCTTGAGGCAATTTACAGGGAAAAACTGCTGCCAAACGACCAGTATTCAATACTGAAGAAGTCCTATATCTATCTGCGCACACTGGAGAGCAGGCTTCGTGTGGTTCAGAATATGCCTTCGCATCTGCTTCCAAGGTCAGAAGTAAGATTGAAGTCTCTGGCGATGAGGATGGAATACAGGGATTCCAAAAGGATAAGCGGGGCAGCGCGTCTTCTCAGGGAATATGAGTCATTAAGGAAAGAAGTCCGGGGTGTGTTTAACGGGATATTTAATTAA
- a CDS encoding sulfurtransferase TusA family protein has product MPAKTLDCSKLSCPLPVLKTKTAMAGMAVGDILEMISTDPGSVRDIEAWARHTGQELLETSGGDGQFRFFIRKIK; this is encoded by the coding sequence ATGCCTGCCAAAACCCTTGATTGCAGCAAGTTGTCCTGTCCGCTTCCGGTGTTAAAGACAAAGACTGCAATGGCAGGTATGGCTGTTGGTGATATACTGGAGATGATTTCAACTGATCCGGGTTCAGTAAGGGATATTGAGGCGTGGGCAAGGCACACAGGCCAGGAACTGCTTGAGACATCCGGTGGTGATGGTCAATTCAGGTTTTTTATCAGAAAGATCAAATAA
- a CDS encoding TIGR00730 family Rossman fold protein, whose product MDDLRGHETWRIFRIMSEFVEGFEELSSVKRGVSIFGSARLSKTNHYYKGVMKIAELLSKRGFAIITGGGPGIMEAGNRGARKGTGVSVGLNIELPKEQSPNNYQDKRLDFRYFFARKVMFVKHSVGYVITPGGFGTLDEFFEALTLMQTKKIRKIPIVMYGKDYWEGLIGWMQKTMLDKGTIDKDDMALFHLTDDPIEVVRIIEEGYESQYAPVKGNRRKRD is encoded by the coding sequence ATGGATGACCTGAGAGGGCATGAAACCTGGCGGATCTTCAGGATAATGAGCGAATTCGTCGAGGGATTTGAAGAACTAAGCAGCGTCAAGCGCGGCGTCTCTATCTTTGGGAGCGCCAGACTATCCAAGACCAATCACTATTATAAGGGTGTAATGAAAATAGCAGAGCTGTTATCTAAAAGAGGCTTCGCTATCATAACAGGCGGCGGACCAGGAATAATGGAGGCTGGGAACAGGGGGGCCAGGAAGGGAACCGGGGTGTCCGTAGGCCTGAACATAGAATTACCTAAGGAGCAGTCCCCAAACAACTACCAGGACAAAAGACTCGACTTCAGATACTTCTTCGCGAGAAAGGTCATGTTTGTGAAACATTCTGTAGGTTATGTGATAACACCCGGCGGTTTCGGCACCCTCGATGAATTTTTTGAAGCCCTGACCCTGATGCAGACAAAGAAGATACGCAAAATCCCCATTGTAATGTACGGCAAGGATTACTGGGAGGGGCTTATCGGCTGGATGCAGAAGACCATGCTCGATAAAGGAACTATTGATAAAGACGACATGGCGCTGTTCCATCTGACAGATGACCCTATAGAGGTTGTGAGGATTATCGAGGAAGGCTATGAAAGTCAGTATGCACCTGTTAAAGGGAACCGCAGAAAAAGGGATTAA
- a CDS encoding DsrE/DsrF/DrsH-like family protein: MVENKLKRLLSERKKRMAIVASKGTLDMAYPPLILSTTAAAMDIECSIFFTFYGLDIINRNKNRNLRVPSLANPAMPVPVPNIIGALPGMTAMATMMMKSWMSKVNVPSIEALLDIAVESGVKLIGCQMTMDVMGVKKEDLIKGVEVCGAAAFLEYATDADITLFV; the protein is encoded by the coding sequence ATGGTCGAGAACAAATTAAAAAGGCTCCTTTCTGAGAGAAAAAAGAGGATGGCTATAGTTGCCTCCAAAGGAACGCTTGACATGGCCTATCCCCCTCTTATACTTTCAACTACAGCTGCTGCAATGGATATCGAGTGCTCAATCTTCTTTACATTTTATGGGCTCGATATTATTAACAGGAATAAGAACAGGAATCTCAGGGTGCCTTCTCTTGCAAACCCCGCCATGCCGGTTCCTGTGCCTAACATAATCGGAGCACTGCCCGGTATGACTGCCATGGCCACAATGATGATGAAGAGCTGGATGTCAAAAGTTAATGTCCCGTCAATAGAGGCCCTTCTGGATATTGCCGTTGAGTCAGGCGTAAAGCTTATAGGATGTCAGATGACTATGGACGTCATGGGGGTGAAAAAGGAAGATCTGATCAAAGGTGTAGAGGTATGCGGTGCGGCGGCATTTTTAGAATACGCCACAGACGCTGATATTACATTATTTGTCTGA
- a CDS encoding phosphatidate cytidylyltransferase, with amino-acid sequence MGGKRVLTALVLIPLIYAVVRYFPPVLFLLFLTLLVLIGQYEFYKFYYKSFSIFPLIGLLFGVMLLFSFYADRHLFEMRGVALTAMVILCLTCFIFFKANIGDSVTAVSVIIFGVMYVAWPLAHLIPLRGLSNGQNLVFFILIVTWGVDTGAYYTGRNLGRHKLSPAISPGKTVEGAIGGVISCILAALFARWLFLPELTINNTLFMGIVFGIISQIGDLSESMLKRSAGVKDSGSLLPAHGGLLDRVDSIIFTLPLFYYYVIYFVPEAAMASV; translated from the coding sequence ATGGGAGGAAAGAGAGTATTAACTGCATTAGTACTGATTCCGCTTATATATGCTGTTGTCAGGTATTTCCCCCCCGTACTGTTCCTCCTCTTTCTGACACTGCTGGTACTGATCGGACAGTATGAGTTCTATAAATTCTATTATAAATCATTCAGCATTTTTCCGTTAATTGGTCTTTTGTTCGGCGTTATGCTCCTTTTCTCATTTTATGCAGACAGGCATCTGTTTGAGATGAGGGGAGTTGCATTGACTGCGATGGTCATTCTCTGTCTGACATGCTTCATATTTTTTAAGGCAAATATTGGCGATTCAGTTACAGCGGTTTCTGTGATAATATTCGGTGTAATGTATGTTGCGTGGCCGCTTGCTCATCTGATTCCATTGCGGGGCCTGTCAAATGGCCAGAACCTTGTATTTTTTATATTAATTGTTACCTGGGGTGTAGATACAGGGGCGTATTATACAGGCAGGAACCTTGGCAGACACAAGTTGTCTCCTGCCATAAGTCCGGGCAAGACTGTAGAGGGTGCTATCGGAGGCGTCATCTCGTGCATTCTGGCGGCATTATTTGCAAGATGGCTGTTTCTTCCGGAGCTGACAATAAATAATACCCTGTTTATGGGAATAGTTTTTGGCATCATCAGCCAGATCGGGGACCTCTCTGAATCTATGCTGAAAAGGAGCGCCGGCGTTAAAGATTCAGGCTCACTGCTGCCGGCTCACGGCGGTCTGCTTGACAGGGTGGACAGTATTATTTTTACCCTGCCTCTGTTTTATTATTATGTAATATATTTTGTTCCTGAAGCGGCAATGGCTTCCGTATAA
- a CDS encoding DsrE family protein: MKIGFLLHKSPEHQDAHTVKKLAGEFTAMGHEVSIFLMEDGVYNVVVNDSPRKLSAVFDDLISKGVKIALCTYTAEIRGLNQPDLFDGVSFHSQYDLSKLVNECDRFLSFV, from the coding sequence ATGAAGATAGGATTTCTGCTGCACAAGAGCCCTGAACATCAGGATGCGCACACAGTAAAAAAGCTTGCCGGGGAATTTACTGCCATGGGGCATGAGGTCAGTATATTCCTGATGGAGGATGGCGTATATAATGTGGTTGTGAACGATTCCCCCAGGAAACTATCAGCAGTATTTGACGATCTGATATCAAAGGGCGTAAAGATTGCACTTTGTACCTATACTGCAGAGATAAGGGGGCTAAACCAGCCTGACCTGTTTGATGGCGTAAGTTTTCATAGTCAGTATGACCTATCCAAATTGGTCAATGAATGTGACAGGTTTCTGAGTTTCGTATGA